One Solibacillus sp. R5-41 DNA segment encodes these proteins:
- the pyrE gene encoding orotate phosphoribosyltransferase, whose amino-acid sequence MSLQNEIAHAMLKVGAVELNPTDLFTWASGIQSPIYCDTRLTISDPIIRKQLAKGLASLIQDNFEGCGIVAGTATAGIPHAAWVADNLELPMVYVRSKAKEHGRGNQIEGKYKAGDKVVVVEDIVSTGGSAITAVEALRAAGCEVLGVVCVYTYNLPKAEQAFADAGVKYVSLTNFDYLIEAANESGTIQESQIPFLKNWHKDLKEGNL is encoded by the coding sequence ATGTCATTACAAAATGAAATCGCACACGCAATGTTAAAAGTAGGAGCAGTAGAGTTAAACCCAACGGATTTATTTACGTGGGCATCTGGCATTCAATCACCAATTTATTGTGATACACGTTTAACGATTTCAGATCCAATCATTCGTAAGCAATTAGCAAAAGGGTTAGCCTCTCTTATTCAAGATAATTTTGAAGGTTGTGGTATTGTTGCGGGAACAGCAACTGCTGGTATTCCACATGCAGCGTGGGTTGCAGATAATTTAGAGTTACCAATGGTTTATGTCCGTTCAAAAGCGAAAGAGCATGGCCGTGGCAATCAAATTGAGGGCAAATATAAAGCAGGCGATAAAGTAGTTGTCGTAGAGGATATCGTTTCTACGGGTGGTTCGGCGATTACGGCGGTAGAAGCATTACGTGCAGCAGGCTGTGAAGTACTAGGTGTTGTATGTGTATATACATATAATTTACCAAAAGCAGAACAAGCATTTGCTGATGCAGGCGTAAAATATGTTTCACTAACGAATTTTGATTACTTAATTGAAGCGGCAAATGAATCAGGAACAATTCAAGAAAGTCAAATCCCTTTCTTAAAAAACTGGCATAAAGATTTAAAAGAAGGTAATTTATAA
- a CDS encoding ABC transporter ATP-binding protein, which translates to MSTNELLTIRNLRTSFRIKDTFYPAVDDVSLTLRNNEILAIVGESGCGKSTLATSIVGLHNSINTKVEGEILYNNQNLANLTEAQFNKLRGNDIGFIFQDPLSALNPLMRIGEQIAEGLIYHTKLDKSQREARVLELLEQVGIPNAPRVANQFPHQLSGGMRQRVMIAIALSGKPAIIVADEPTTALDVTIQAQILDLLKSLQDEIQSGIILITHDLGVVAEIADRVAVMYAGEIIEEAPVIELFRNPKHPYTRSLLNSIPQTHSENEKLEIIQGMVPSLMNLPREGCRFSSRVPWLDESVHEKNPQLHEVGPGHLVRCTCWEHFYFEDKEGSVNG; encoded by the coding sequence GTGTCTACGAATGAATTATTAACAATCCGAAATTTACGGACTAGTTTTCGTATTAAAGATACTTTTTACCCAGCGGTAGACGATGTTTCATTAACGCTTCGCAACAATGAGATTTTAGCAATTGTTGGTGAATCGGGTTGCGGTAAAAGTACTTTAGCTACTTCGATTGTAGGGTTACACAATTCAATCAATACAAAAGTTGAAGGTGAAATTTTATACAACAATCAAAATTTAGCTAATTTAACAGAGGCTCAATTCAACAAACTTCGAGGGAATGATATAGGATTTATATTCCAGGATCCTTTATCGGCATTAAACCCACTTATGCGTATTGGCGAGCAAATTGCAGAAGGTTTAATTTATCACACAAAGTTAGACAAATCACAACGTGAAGCACGAGTTCTAGAACTATTAGAGCAAGTTGGTATTCCAAATGCGCCTCGCGTAGCAAATCAGTTTCCTCACCAATTATCAGGTGGTATGCGTCAACGTGTAATGATAGCGATTGCATTATCTGGAAAGCCAGCTATTATTGTTGCCGATGAGCCAACAACAGCACTGGATGTAACAATCCAAGCGCAAATATTAGATTTATTAAAATCGCTTCAAGATGAAATTCAGTCTGGCATTATTTTAATAACACATGACTTAGGGGTTGTAGCAGAAATTGCCGACCGAGTAGCTGTTATGTATGCAGGTGAAATTATTGAAGAAGCGCCAGTTATCGAATTATTTAGAAATCCGAAGCACCCATATACTCGTTCATTATTAAATTCGATTCCACAAACGCATAGTGAAAACGAAAAATTAGAAATTATTCAAGGTATGGTGCCTTCATTAATGAATTTACCAAGAGAAGGTTGTCGCTTTTCTTCTCGTGTTCCATGGCTGGATGAATCGGTACATGAAAAAAATCCTCAGCTTCATGAGGTGGGTCCAGGACATCTTGTTCGCTGTACATGCTGGGAACATTTCTATTTTGAAGACAAGGAAGGGAGCGTAAACGGATGA
- a CDS encoding ATP-binding cassette domain-containing protein gives MSFMQVQDLKVHYPIRGGFFNTVVDHVFAVDGVTMEFERGKTYGLVGESGSGKSTTGKAMIGLEKITSGKIIYEGQEVTNQRRNRDSAYNRDIQMIFQDSHSSMNPRKRVLDILAEPIRNFMKLSPQEERKRINELLAIVGMSEDVLLKYPHEFSGGQKQRLGIARAVACNPKMIIADEPVSALDLSVQAQVLNFMKEIQEQYGISYLFISHDLGVVRHMCDHISIMYKGRFVETGKREDIYTNPKHIYTNRLLSAIPNIEPETRLERKVERQKVEAIYQEEQHKYYDAQGKVYPLKSISDSHKVAMTETEKEGI, from the coding sequence ATGAGTTTTATGCAAGTTCAAGACTTAAAAGTTCACTATCCTATCCGAGGTGGATTTTTCAATACAGTAGTTGACCATGTATTTGCCGTTGATGGCGTTACGATGGAATTTGAACGAGGGAAAACTTACGGTCTTGTAGGTGAATCTGGTTCTGGAAAATCAACAACAGGTAAAGCAATGATCGGATTGGAAAAAATTACGTCAGGCAAAATTATTTACGAAGGTCAAGAGGTAACGAATCAACGACGTAATCGTGACTCCGCATATAATCGTGACATTCAAATGATTTTCCAAGATTCACACTCAAGTATGAATCCACGAAAACGCGTACTTGATATTTTAGCTGAACCAATCCGTAACTTTATGAAGTTATCACCGCAAGAAGAGCGAAAGCGTATTAATGAACTACTTGCGATTGTCGGGATGTCAGAAGATGTTTTACTTAAGTATCCTCATGAATTCTCGGGCGGTCAAAAGCAACGTTTAGGAATTGCGCGTGCTGTTGCATGTAATCCAAAAATGATTATTGCGGACGAGCCTGTATCAGCTTTGGACTTATCTGTACAAGCTCAAGTGCTTAATTTTATGAAGGAAATTCAAGAGCAATATGGCATTAGTTATTTATTTATCTCGCATGATTTAGGTGTGGTTCGTCACATGTGTGATCACATCTCAATCATGTATAAAGGCCGCTTTGTTGAGACAGGGAAGCGTGAGGATATTTATACGAATCCAAAACATATTTATACAAATCGCTTATTATCTGCTATTCCTAATATTGAGCCTGAAACGCGTTTAGAGCGTAAAGTTGAGCGTCAAAAGGTAGAGGCAATCTATCAAGAAGAGCAGCATAAATATTATGATGCACAAGGGAAAGTATACCCGTTAAAATCAATTTCAGACTCGCATAAAGTCGCGATGACTGAAACAGAAAAGGAGGGGATATAG
- the opp4B gene encoding oligopeptide ABC transporter permease, protein MWKTVIRRVLIMIPQLFILSLLIFILAKQMPGDPFTGLITPETDPNRIEELRIKAGFYDPWYVQYYNWITNAAQGDFGQSYTHKKPVASLIGDRAMNTFALALLSVILVYLIAIPLGVIAGRYTDTLADKAIVLYSFISFAIPAFVLYLIFVYIFGYRIMWFPTSGTVDVGLDAGTWEYYWNKFYHLILPAVSYAILGTTGIIQYLRTEIIDAKTMDYVKTARSKGIPMKKVYSRHIFRNSLLPIAAFLGFTITGLLGGSIFIETVFGYPGMGKLFMDSILSRDYSVITALVMLYGFLALLGSLLSDIILSIVDPRIRID, encoded by the coding sequence ATGTGGAAAACGGTCATTCGACGTGTTTTGATTATGATCCCGCAACTATTTATTTTAAGTCTCCTCATCTTTATTCTAGCAAAACAAATGCCAGGAGATCCGTTTACAGGTTTAATTACACCAGAGACAGACCCGAACCGAATTGAAGAATTACGAATTAAAGCAGGTTTCTATGACCCTTGGTACGTCCAGTACTATAACTGGATTACAAATGCCGCACAAGGGGACTTTGGACAAAGTTATACACATAAAAAACCGGTTGCGAGCCTCATTGGTGACCGTGCAATGAATACGTTTGCACTTGCTTTATTAAGTGTTATTTTAGTGTATTTAATCGCAATTCCATTAGGCGTCATTGCTGGAAGGTATACTGACACCTTGGCCGATAAAGCCATTGTTTTGTACAGTTTTATCAGCTTTGCGATTCCAGCGTTCGTACTGTACTTAATCTTCGTATATATTTTCGGTTATCGAATCATGTGGTTCCCGACAAGTGGTACCGTAGATGTAGGTTTGGACGCTGGGACGTGGGAATATTACTGGAATAAGTTTTATCACCTAATATTACCAGCCGTGTCCTATGCAATATTAGGAACAACTGGAATTATTCAATATTTACGCACAGAAATTATTGATGCAAAAACGATGGATTATGTTAAAACGGCGAGAAGCAAAGGGATTCCGATGAAAAAAGTGTATTCACGTCACATTTTCCGTAACTCGTTATTACCAATAGCTGCATTTTTAGGATTTACTATTACAGGCTTACTTGGTGGATCGATTTTCATCGAAACAGTATTTGGATATCCAGGAATGGGTAAATTATTTATGGATTCCATTCTAAGTCGTGACTATAGTGTCATTACAGCACTAGTTATGTTATATGGCTTCTTAGCATTATTGGGTAGTCTATTGTCCGATATTATATTAAGTATTGTAGACCCGCGAATTCGCATAGACTAA
- a CDS encoding ABC transporter permease, translated as MENKKEQAVDNLKSESSPPTGIQVVLREFKKDKLAMFSFLGLIALMTAVLVLAYFFIDQAAVMKVNLLERYTEPGVRGYVLGADEAGRDMFGQLIIGAKNSILIAIVITLIANIVGIGLGILMGYYGGFIDNFFMRIIDFFITLPTLMIIIVVVTIIPKYGMTELILIIAAFQWMSTARLVRSKALSEGRRDYISASKTMGTSDFAIMFKGLLPNLSSLLIVEVTLSFAGNVGIETGLSFLGFGLPPSTPSLGTLVSYAMNPIILSSKWWIWLPASILILVLMLGINYVGQALRRSADAKQRLG; from the coding sequence ATGGAAAATAAAAAAGAACAAGCAGTAGATAATTTAAAATCTGAAAGCTCTCCACCAACAGGGATTCAAGTTGTTTTGCGAGAGTTTAAAAAAGATAAATTGGCAATGTTTTCATTTTTAGGGCTTATCGCACTAATGACCGCAGTACTAGTTTTAGCCTACTTTTTTATTGATCAAGCTGCAGTTATGAAGGTTAACTTGCTAGAACGCTATACGGAGCCAGGAGTAAGAGGGTATGTTCTAGGGGCAGATGAGGCTGGACGAGATATGTTTGGTCAGCTAATCATTGGTGCAAAAAACTCGATTCTTATCGCTATTGTTATTACGTTAATAGCAAATATAGTAGGGATTGGTCTAGGGATTCTTATGGGGTATTACGGTGGATTTATAGATAATTTCTTCATGCGTATTATCGATTTTTTCATCACATTACCAACATTAATGATCATTATCGTAGTTGTAACGATTATTCCGAAATATGGAATGACGGAATTGATATTAATTATTGCAGCATTTCAATGGATGAGTACGGCCAGATTGGTGCGTTCAAAAGCACTATCTGAAGGACGTCGCGATTACATCAGTGCCTCTAAAACAATGGGTACAAGTGATTTTGCGATTATGTTCAAAGGGTTACTTCCTAACTTAAGTTCACTGTTAATTGTTGAAGTTACGCTAAGTTTTGCGGGTAACGTCGGTATTGAAACAGGTTTATCGTTCTTAGGATTTGGTTTACCACCGTCTACACCAAGTTTAGGTACTTTAGTAAGTTATGCCATGAACCCGATTATTTTATCGTCTAAATGGTGGATTTGGTTACCCGCATCGATCTTAATTTTAGTATTGATGCTTGGTATAAATTACGTTGGGCAAGCGTTACGTCGATCAGCTGACGCGAAACAACGACTAGGATAA
- a CDS encoding oligopeptide ABC transporter substrate-binding protein produces MKKKYWLLLSTVFAIMLVLAACSEKDSETGSEKPTDKGTEKTEESKKEEGGSSVEQPTLASEVTNEGDAIAGGTLKYALVTDSPFQGVFSAELYEDNYDDQLMQFMTNSIFENDGDFLITDEGIAKLSVDADNNKVTVAIQGDVKWSDGTPLTADDLIFPYELIGHKDYTGVRYDGDFQNIVGAVEYNAGKADTISGIKKIDDKTIEITFKKVSPAIYSGGDGLWSYAAPKHYLKDIPVADLVSSDAVRKSPVTLGAFKLDKLVDGESIQFVANENYWQGKPKLDKVIVQVVPSASIGEALRTGQYDMASSYPTTQYDGVKDLTNLTVLARPELAYSYLGFKLGKFDTAQNINITDEKAKMNDVKLRQAIAYAIDVEQVTERFYQGLRSRATSLIPPTFASFHDNTLEGFNYDPEKAKALLDEAGYKDVDGDGIREDKAGKKFSINLAGMSGSDTDEAIVEYYRQNWKDVGLDVQLTTGRLIEFNSFYDKVKADDAEIDMFMAAWGTGTNPSPAGLYGKEASFNYSRFVSDDLTKLLTDIDSKEAIDASYRANAFRAWEEYMFANATTIPTYFRTQIIPVNKRVKTYNVDWASVTKWHEVELVAEEPVK; encoded by the coding sequence ATGAAGAAAAAGTATTGGCTACTTCTTTCTACAGTTTTCGCCATCATGTTAGTTCTTGCTGCATGTAGCGAAAAAGATTCAGAAACTGGATCAGAAAAACCAACTGATAAAGGAACTGAAAAAACAGAAGAAAGCAAAAAAGAAGAAGGTGGTTCATCTGTTGAACAACCAACGCTTGCATCGGAAGTAACAAATGAAGGGGACGCTATTGCTGGCGGTACGTTAAAGTACGCTTTAGTAACAGATTCTCCATTCCAAGGGGTTTTCTCGGCAGAGTTATATGAAGATAATTATGATGATCAACTTATGCAATTCATGACAAACTCAATTTTCGAAAATGACGGTGACTTCTTAATCACTGACGAAGGTATTGCGAAATTAAGCGTTGATGCTGACAACAACAAAGTTACTGTAGCGATCCAAGGAGATGTGAAGTGGTCTGATGGTACGCCATTAACAGCTGATGATCTTATCTTCCCTTACGAACTTATTGGTCACAAAGATTACACGGGTGTGCGTTATGATGGCGACTTCCAAAACATCGTAGGTGCTGTAGAGTACAATGCAGGTAAAGCTGATACAATTTCAGGTATTAAAAAAATCGACGACAAAACGATTGAAATTACATTCAAAAAAGTATCACCTGCAATCTATTCTGGCGGTGACGGTTTATGGAGCTATGCAGCGCCTAAACATTATTTAAAAGATATTCCTGTAGCTGATTTAGTATCTTCAGATGCAGTTCGTAAATCACCGGTTACTTTAGGTGCATTCAAATTAGACAAATTAGTTGACGGTGAATCTATTCAGTTCGTAGCAAACGAAAACTACTGGCAAGGTAAACCAAAATTAGATAAAGTAATAGTACAAGTTGTTCCATCAGCATCTATTGGTGAAGCTTTACGCACAGGTCAATATGACATGGCTTCTTCTTACCCAACAACGCAATATGATGGCGTAAAAGATTTAACAAACTTAACTGTTTTAGCTCGTCCAGAATTAGCTTATTCTTACTTAGGTTTCAAATTAGGGAAGTTTGATACAGCTCAAAACATCAACATTACAGATGAAAAAGCAAAAATGAATGACGTGAAATTACGTCAAGCGATTGCTTATGCAATTGATGTTGAGCAAGTAACTGAACGTTTCTACCAAGGATTACGTTCTCGTGCAACATCATTAATTCCACCAACATTCGCTTCATTCCATGACAACACTTTAGAAGGATTCAACTATGATCCTGAAAAAGCGAAGGCATTATTAGATGAAGCTGGGTACAAAGATGTTGATGGCGATGGTATCCGTGAAGATAAAGCTGGAAAAAAATTCTCAATCAACTTAGCTGGTATGTCGGGTTCAGATACTGACGAAGCAATCGTTGAGTACTACCGTCAAAACTGGAAAGATGTAGGTTTAGATGTACAATTAACGACTGGTCGTTTAATCGAGTTCAACAGCTTCTACGATAAAGTTAAAGCTGACGATGCTGAAATCGATATGTTCATGGCTGCATGGGGTACTGGTACAAACCCATCTCCAGCAGGTTTATATGGTAAAGAAGCATCATTCAACTATAGCCGTTTCGTTTCGGACGACTTAACAAAATTATTAACTGACATCGATTCTAAAGAAGCGATCGACGCTAGTTACCGTGCAAATGCATTCCGTGCATGGGAAGAATATATGTTTGCTAACGCAACTACAATTCCAACGTACTTCCGTACACAGATTATTCCAGTTAACAAACGTGTGAAAACTTACAACGTTGATTGGGCGAGTGTAACTAAATGGCATGAAGTTGAATTAGTAGCTGAAGAGCCAGTTAAATAA
- a CDS encoding succinate CoA transferase yields the protein MDTVLNARIRCNALEDKVVSAETAASWIKDGMSLGMSGFTRAGDAKTIPLALVEKAKTEKFQVDVYTGASLGPEVDQLMAEAGIIRKRAPYQGDPAIRKAINTGKVLYTDMHLSHNAELIRQGIIGPIDFAIIEASAITEDGMIIPTTSVGNSPILVQMAKEVIIELNPEQPNLEGIHDIYIPGNQGERDPIPMLQASDRIGTKGIPVDINKIKGIVHSTIKDAPSLIVEPDEETEQIAQHLLSFLRAEIKKGRLPKNLLPLQSGVGSVANAVLNGFLNSEFEELEIYSEVLQDAVFHLLDANKIKIASGTSITLSEECGARVYGNIDNYKDRLVLRPQEISNHPEVIRRLGIIAINTALEADIYGNVNSTHVQGTHMMNGLGGSGDFTRNARIAIFVTKSYAKGGDISSIVPMVAHHDHTEHDVDVIATEQGIADLRGMAPKERVQAIIENCVHPDYKEALREYYNRAVEVSGNAHTPHNLEEALEWHVNYKKTKTMKK from the coding sequence ATGGATACAGTATTAAACGCTAGAATTCGTTGCAATGCATTGGAGGACAAGGTTGTATCAGCAGAAACAGCAGCATCTTGGATTAAAGATGGGATGTCACTAGGGATGAGTGGTTTTACTCGTGCTGGTGATGCGAAAACGATTCCGCTTGCATTAGTTGAAAAAGCAAAAACGGAAAAATTCCAAGTGGATGTATATACAGGGGCTTCATTAGGGCCAGAAGTAGACCAACTGATGGCAGAAGCAGGTATTATTCGTAAGCGTGCACCATATCAAGGGGACCCAGCCATTCGAAAAGCCATTAATACAGGAAAAGTCTTATATACGGATATGCATTTATCACATAATGCCGAATTAATTCGACAAGGTATTATTGGACCGATTGACTTTGCGATTATTGAAGCGTCGGCAATTACAGAGGACGGCATGATTATTCCGACGACTTCAGTAGGAAACTCTCCGATTCTTGTTCAAATGGCAAAAGAAGTAATAATTGAATTAAATCCAGAACAACCTAATTTAGAAGGCATCCATGATATTTATATACCTGGAAACCAAGGGGAACGCGACCCGATACCGATGTTACAAGCGAGTGATCGTATTGGGACAAAAGGGATTCCTGTCGATATTAATAAAATTAAAGGGATCGTCCATTCAACAATTAAGGATGCGCCTTCATTAATTGTTGAACCAGATGAAGAAACAGAGCAAATCGCACAACATCTACTGAGCTTCTTAAGAGCGGAAATTAAAAAAGGTCGTTTGCCAAAAAATCTATTACCGTTACAATCAGGTGTTGGTTCTGTTGCAAATGCGGTATTAAACGGCTTCTTAAACTCTGAATTTGAAGAACTAGAAATCTATTCGGAAGTGCTACAAGACGCGGTATTCCACCTATTAGATGCGAATAAAATTAAAATTGCATCGGGTACGTCGATTACTTTAAGTGAAGAATGTGGCGCGCGCGTTTACGGTAATATTGATAATTATAAAGACCGCTTAGTATTGCGTCCGCAAGAAATTTCTAACCATCCAGAAGTGATTCGTCGATTAGGTATTATTGCGATCAATACGGCGTTGGAAGCGGATATTTATGGAAATGTCAATTCAACACATGTACAAGGAACGCATATGATGAACGGATTAGGTGGTTCAGGAGACTTTACACGTAATGCAAGAATTGCTATTTTCGTAACGAAATCGTATGCAAAAGGCGGCGACATTTCATCAATTGTGCCAATGGTTGCGCACCATGATCATACGGAACATGATGTGGATGTTATTGCAACGGAACAAGGGATTGCTGACTTACGCGGAATGGCGCCAAAAGAGCGTGTGCAGGCGATTATCGAAAATTGTGTGCATCCTGACTACAAAGAGGCACTTCGAGAATATTATAATCGCGCAGTAGAAGTATCAGGAAATGCCCATACACCGCATAATTTAGAAGAGGCACTTGAATGGCATGTAAACTACAAAAAAACGAAAACGATGAAGAAATAA
- a CDS encoding NFACT family protein, translated as MAFDGLFTRSMSKELAILSSGRITKIYQPNALEVVFQVRAAGSNYKLLFSIHPSYSRVHLTEQAIENPAEPPMFCTLLRKHIEGGFISAIKHDAFERVLTFEIDSKNEIGDAVKRVLIMEIMGRHSNLILTDAENNKIIDSLKHLPPSVNSYRTVLPGQTYVAPPQQDKTSLTGLTDDELRSFFAQEVTANEIVTHFAGFSPLHANELLHRLNTQDPVTACRQLMNEIATIAKPTYVEENGKLYFSPTELTHLNGTETHYATLGELLDRVFFARAQRDRVKQQAGDLERWLQNEINKLKLKQKKLQKDYERASNLEQFQLYGELLMANLYNFQKGPEFVDVENYYSETAEKVRIPLSPRKSPIENAQSYYTKYNKAKTALIMIEEQQAKTTDDVTYLEMLAQQVQQASPSDIEEIREELAEQGLLRLRHAKRKKKPTKPEPEKFISSTGTMISVGKNNKQNDHLTFKLAKRHEVWLHTKDIPGSHVVVHAESPDETTLKEAAILSAYYSKARESSSVPVDYTEIRHVKKPNGSKPGFVIYFEQKTLFVTPDEAIVMQMKK; from the coding sequence ATGGCATTTGACGGTCTTTTTACACGTTCGATGAGCAAAGAATTAGCAATCCTTTCATCGGGACGAATTACAAAAATTTATCAACCGAATGCGTTAGAAGTTGTTTTCCAAGTTCGCGCAGCAGGCAGTAACTATAAACTATTGTTTTCCATTCATCCTTCTTATTCACGCGTACACTTGACAGAGCAAGCAATCGAAAATCCCGCTGAGCCACCGATGTTTTGTACATTATTACGTAAACATATTGAAGGCGGCTTTATTTCAGCAATTAAGCATGATGCTTTTGAACGTGTCCTTACGTTTGAAATTGACAGTAAAAATGAAATTGGCGACGCGGTAAAACGTGTTTTAATTATGGAAATTATGGGGCGACATAGCAACCTTATTTTAACTGATGCAGAAAACAATAAAATCATCGACAGTTTGAAGCATTTACCACCTTCCGTAAATAGTTATCGGACGGTGCTTCCAGGGCAAACGTATGTTGCGCCACCCCAACAAGATAAAACTTCATTAACTGGCCTTACGGATGATGAACTGCGTAGTTTTTTTGCGCAAGAAGTAACAGCAAATGAAATCGTAACGCATTTTGCAGGTTTTTCACCTCTTCATGCGAATGAATTATTGCACCGCTTGAACACTCAAGATCCTGTTACCGCTTGTCGTCAGTTGATGAATGAGATTGCTACAATCGCAAAACCAACCTATGTTGAAGAAAATGGAAAATTATATTTTTCTCCTACTGAACTTACGCATTTGAATGGTACTGAGACGCACTATGCTACGCTGGGCGAGTTATTGGACCGTGTATTTTTTGCTCGTGCCCAAAGAGATCGCGTCAAGCAGCAGGCTGGCGATTTAGAGCGCTGGCTACAAAATGAAATAAATAAATTAAAGCTTAAACAAAAAAAGCTCCAAAAAGATTATGAACGTGCCTCTAATTTAGAGCAGTTCCAACTTTATGGTGAGTTATTAATGGCAAACCTATACAATTTCCAAAAGGGCCCTGAGTTCGTAGATGTGGAAAACTATTACAGTGAAACTGCTGAAAAAGTGCGCATTCCACTTAGCCCACGCAAATCGCCAATCGAAAATGCGCAAAGCTACTACACAAAATACAATAAAGCAAAAACGGCACTTATTATGATTGAAGAGCAGCAAGCAAAAACAACGGATGATGTTACATATTTAGAAATGCTTGCGCAACAAGTACAACAAGCCTCACCATCCGACATTGAAGAAATTCGTGAAGAGTTAGCCGAGCAAGGTTTATTACGCTTACGCCATGCAAAAAGAAAAAAGAAACCAACGAAACCGGAGCCAGAAAAATTTATTTCTTCGACAGGTACGATGATTTCAGTTGGAAAAAACAATAAACAAAATGACCATTTAACGTTTAAATTAGCAAAGCGTCATGAAGTTTGGCTGCACACTAAGGATATTCCGGGTTCACACGTAGTTGTACATGCCGAATCTCCAGATGAAACAACATTAAAAGAAGCTGCTATTTTAAGTGCCTACTATAGTAAGGCGCGCGAATCGTCTTCTGTGCCTGTTGATTATACGGAAATTCGACATGTCAAAAAACCAAACGGCTCAAAGCCCGGCTTCGTTATTTATTTCGAACAAAAGACACTTTTTGTTACCCCCGATGAAGCCATTGTCATGCAAATGAAAAAGTAA
- a CDS encoding YicC/YloC family endoribonuclease encodes MVRSMTGFGRGVTTTNRFQLTVEIRAVNHRFLEINTKFPKEWMESEIIVKKMLSDTVSRGKIDVIIFLKELHNAEQVVRINWPLLEAYLKVKNELSQSVMMDAKWTMQEISNLDQVLQIEKEEFLLEEIIQAVKDALAQAITSLITMREREGHELRNVMLHYKDELQQQVAQIKQGAPQAVAKYRDRLIARLQEINHGQMIEDRLVTEVALFAERIDIAEELDRLESHFVQLKETLNESVAIGRKLDFIMQEMHREINTIGSKNQSADCSIAVVQAKTILEKMREQVQNIE; translated from the coding sequence TTGGTGCGTAGTATGACCGGATTCGGCAGGGGGGTCACAACGACGAATAGATTTCAACTCACGGTTGAAATTCGTGCTGTGAATCATCGTTTTTTAGAAATTAATACGAAGTTTCCAAAAGAATGGATGGAATCAGAAATAATTGTGAAAAAAATGTTGTCGGATACTGTTTCTCGTGGGAAAATAGATGTTATTATTTTTCTAAAAGAGTTGCATAATGCAGAGCAAGTTGTCCGTATCAATTGGCCATTACTAGAAGCGTACTTGAAAGTAAAAAACGAGCTTTCGCAATCCGTTATGATGGATGCAAAGTGGACAATGCAAGAAATTTCAAACTTGGATCAAGTACTGCAAATCGAAAAAGAAGAGTTTTTGCTGGAGGAAATTATCCAAGCGGTGAAGGATGCATTAGCACAAGCCATAACAAGTTTAATTACGATGCGTGAGCGTGAAGGACATGAATTGCGCAATGTTATGCTACATTATAAGGATGAATTGCAGCAGCAAGTTGCTCAAATTAAACAGGGAGCACCACAAGCGGTTGCCAAGTATCGTGACCGTTTAATTGCGCGTCTACAAGAAATAAATCATGGACAGATGATTGAAGATCGTTTAGTAACTGAAGTCGCATTATTTGCTGAGCGAATTGATATAGCAGAAGAGTTAGATCGTTTAGAAAGCCACTTTGTTCAGCTGAAAGAGACGTTAAACGAGTCTGTTGCAATTGGTCGTAAACTGGATTTCATTATGCAGGAGATGCATCGTGAAATTAATACGATAGGTTCGAAAAATCAATCGGCAGACTGCTCGATTGCCGTAGTGCAAGCAAAAACGATTTTAGAAAAAATGCGAGAACAAGTTCAAAATATTGAATAG